The following are from one region of the Halomonas qaidamensis genome:
- the lolA gene encoding outer membrane lipoprotein chaperone LolA encodes MRDTHIRRSSSLALAASALGLAFAAPMAWANDAAERLTERLDPLENYQATFEQQILDGGGERLQSARGEMWLSRPGMLRWEVEAPYSQVVVSDGEDVYLYDPDLEQVTVQAMDDRVTHTPALLLSGSANDLTASYDVFHEQQDGDDVFTLIPISADTLFEELSMVFDDQTLTELWMMDSTGQRTAITFSDITRNGSIDRSLFNFDIPDGTDVIREEL; translated from the coding sequence ATGCGCGATACCCATATTCGACGCTCATCATCGTTAGCGTTAGCAGCCAGCGCGCTAGGGCTAGCCTTTGCAGCGCCTATGGCGTGGGCCAATGACGCCGCAGAGCGTCTTACTGAGCGGCTTGACCCGCTAGAAAACTATCAAGCGACGTTTGAACAGCAGATTTTAGACGGTGGTGGCGAGCGCTTACAAAGCGCCCGTGGGGAAATGTGGCTCTCGCGTCCTGGCATGCTGCGCTGGGAAGTGGAAGCGCCTTACTCCCAAGTGGTAGTTTCTGATGGAGAAGATGTTTATCTTTACGATCCGGATCTTGAGCAGGTCACCGTTCAAGCGATGGATGACCGAGTCACACATACCCCAGCGCTGTTGCTTTCAGGCAGTGCAAACGATCTAACTGCTAGCTATGACGTATTTCATGAACAGCAGGACGGTGACGACGTGTTTACGCTGATTCCTATCTCAGCGGATACGCTATTCGAAGAGCTGAGCATGGTCTTTGACGATCAGACTTTAACTGAACTGTGGATGATGGACAGTACCGGCCAGCGTACCGCAATTACGTTCAGCGATATTACCCGTAACGGTAGTATTGACCGCAGCTTATTCAATTTTGATATTCCTGATGGCACTGATGTTATCCGTGAAGAGCTGTAA
- the rmf gene encoding ribosome modulation factor — translation MKRQKRDRFQRAYVHGYKAGITGRSRDDCPSQDVNLREYWMSGWREGRGDQWDGMTGVSGIHKNPLVMT, via the coding sequence ATGAAACGACAAAAACGTGATCGCTTCCAACGGGCTTATGTTCACGGCTATAAAGCGGGCATTACGGGTCGCTCCCGAGATGACTGCCCCAGTCAAGATGTTAATTTACGCGAGTATTGGATGAGTGGTTGGCGTGAAGGTCGCGGTGATCAGTGGGATGGGATGACCGGCGTCTCCGGTATCCATAAAAACCCCTTGGTAATGACCTAG
- a CDS encoding replication-associated recombination protein A: MDLFDRTPSTATTVGEEAPLAYRMRPLTLDDFVGQQALVGSEKPLRRMAESGVVRSMILWGPPGVGKTTLAELLAHASGAHLEHLSAVMAGVKEIRSAVERAQQRTSPTLLFLDEIHRLNKSQQDALLPHVESGLLTLIGATTENPSFEVNSALLSRARVYVLKPLSHDELIQVLSQALNDPEHGLGKRSIEVEEGVLEALAHASAGDARRALGLLETACDFTVQHGDKEVLHKAVLADVVGHQSSAFDKQGDAYYDLLSAIHKSIRSSRPDSALLYMARFLQGGGDPLDIVRRLTAIASEDVGNADPRALPLVIAAWDAYLRLGDYEGQRAIAHAAVHLAVAPKSNRIDRAWKAAQQFVQQQPQLEVPNYLRNAPTKLMEQLGHGQGYRYAHNEPYGYPAGSAHDCWPDELPKMRFYEPSEFGQEKRFGEIMAWREQRDQEADQAP, encoded by the coding sequence ATGGATTTGTTTGACCGCACGCCCTCTACTGCGACCACTGTGGGTGAAGAAGCTCCCCTTGCCTACCGTATGCGCCCACTGACCCTTGACGATTTTGTCGGCCAGCAGGCATTAGTGGGGTCTGAAAAACCCCTACGTCGAATGGCAGAGTCCGGGGTCGTACGCTCAATGATTTTATGGGGGCCACCCGGCGTGGGGAAAACCACGCTAGCAGAGTTACTAGCACATGCTTCTGGCGCTCATCTTGAGCATTTAAGTGCTGTCATGGCCGGCGTGAAAGAAATTCGTTCAGCAGTAGAGCGAGCCCAACAACGCACATCGCCTACACTTCTATTCTTAGATGAAATCCACCGTCTAAACAAGAGTCAACAAGACGCGTTGCTGCCCCATGTGGAGTCTGGCCTGCTAACATTGATCGGCGCAACGACAGAAAACCCCTCTTTTGAAGTTAACTCGGCGCTACTCTCCCGGGCTCGGGTCTATGTACTTAAACCACTGAGCCATGACGAACTTATCCAGGTGCTATCCCAGGCGTTAAACGACCCGGAGCATGGCCTAGGAAAACGCAGCATTGAGGTGGAAGAGGGAGTATTAGAGGCGCTTGCTCATGCTAGTGCAGGCGACGCACGTCGCGCGCTGGGACTGCTAGAAACGGCTTGTGACTTTACTGTGCAACATGGTGATAAAGAGGTACTACATAAAGCGGTATTAGCCGATGTTGTAGGTCATCAATCAAGCGCCTTTGATAAGCAGGGTGATGCTTATTACGATTTATTATCAGCAATTCATAAATCGATTCGTTCATCACGTCCTGATTCAGCGCTACTTTACATGGCACGTTTTTTACAGGGCGGCGGCGACCCGCTTGATATTGTGCGCCGCTTAACGGCGATTGCCTCAGAAGATGTAGGAAATGCTGACCCACGAGCACTGCCCCTGGTCATTGCTGCTTGGGATGCCTATTTACGTTTAGGCGACTACGAGGGCCAGCGTGCGATTGCCCACGCCGCCGTTCATCTAGCGGTTGCGCCAAAAAGCAATCGTATTGACCGTGCCTGGAAGGCTGCACAGCAGTTTGTGCAGCAGCAACCCCAACTGGAAGTTCCCAACTACCTTCGTAACGCCCCGACCAAATTGATGGAGCAGTTGGGGCACGGCCAAGGGTACCGCTACGCGCATAACGAACCCTATGGCTATCCTGCTGGCAGCGCCCATGACTGTTGGCCAGACGAATTGCCCAAAATGCGCTTTTATGAACCGAGCGAATTTGGTCAGGAAAAGCGCTTTGGCGAGATAATGGCGTGGCGGGAACAGCGTGACCAGGAAGCTGATCAGGCACCCTAG
- a CDS encoding NAD-glutamate dehydrogenase — translation MHYVAIEESRRDLLKQLQERLDARLEPERSAEIEAFARHFYATVPVEDLVDRRLDDLYGATLSIWQFLQHHDLKSPKVRIFNPDFEEHGWQSTHTFVAVLHEDMPFLVDSVRIELNRRGLTVHAIQNAVFAVARDDQHQLKKLASPRDENAPEARESLMVIEVDRHSDAESLTKIEHNLHEVLRDVRTAVSDFDGMCGQITEAIQELEKNCPPQIDPDDHEEAIAFLEWLLKDNFTFLGYDEYLLEGKELQRDPNSVLGVFRLDQPRYRERIRTEEGIGENDDYVLVPQLLSFAKSAHHSRVHRPTYPDYITVDRYDDDGNVIGERRFFGLFTATVYNESPRNIPLLRRKLKAVMDIAGFNPQGHNGKQLLQVLEVYPRDDLFQISTESLASTALGILNIRERRQVRLFIRADVSGKFYSCLVFVPRDVFSTDLRQRIQAMLCDELDARFGDFNTYLSESVLARIQLILRFNGEGPSQYDLKRLESKVARLARSWRDELQEAMIEGFGEERANHQMDHFHDAFSASYREDFNARTAVFDVQHLLTLDSGDDLSLSLYRPLEEQAGGMNLKLFHRETQIPLSDVLPMMENLGLRVIGERPYDINAPQQRYWIHDFELEHSREGVNLSEMRDTFSEAFKRIWAGEADNDAFNRLIIGAGLDWREVAMLRGYARYLKQIRFGMSQDYIAATLASYPAITQALVELFRLRFDPARQPSSLDDCLARLNEHLEGVASLNDDQLLRRFMELIQATLRTNYYQKADGGRFKDYIAYKLEPSKVTGMPKPRPAFEIFVCSPRVEGVHLRGGKVARGGLRWSDRHEDFRTEVLGLVKAQQVKNAVIVPVGAKGGFVCKRMPENADRETQQKEGIACYKIFIRALLDVTDNLVGGEVVPPQNVVRHDGDDSYLVVAADKGTATFSDIANEISIEYGHWLGDAFASGGANGYDHKKMAITARGAWESVKRHFKNLDVNTQQDLFTVVGIGDMAGDVFGNGMLLSDKIQLVGAFNHLHIFVDPNPDAEAAFAERKRMFNLPRSSWEDYSAELISQGGGVFSRSAKSIPISPEMQQVFGIEETRLSPNDLIRAMLMAKVDLLWNGGIGTYVKSSDETDADVGDKANDALRINGAELNCRVVGEGGNLGLTQRGRMEAAAKGVRVYTDFIDNAGGVNCSDHEVNIKILIDEVVKRGDMTDKQRNQLLADMTEEVANLVILDNYRQTQALDLSEILSHQGMGPYRRFISELESAGQIDRELEFLPADDVLKERASHDQGMRLPELSVLISYAKSTLKGDLINSEVPDDLYIHRHLERLFPDVLTQRYQTEMYDHRLKREIVATQVANDLVDHMGIVFVRRLMDSTGAGRADIARAYVVARDAFNLTSLWEQIEALDNQVPNRVQYSMMLDLMRMIRRATRWFLRQHLGLSTQDTIEYFGPRLAQLQEGIGELLSGEEQSAWRKRCDELLEAGVPEALASTVAAAPSLYAGLGIIHAARVANEKPQRVAEVFYEIGSRLELPWMIQQVTQLEVRDAWQAQARETFRDDIDRQQLALTTSVLKLEAGSRDTQERVAQWLEQHAELHRRWCRLIDEVRGGSEVGFALFAVAVRELVDLAESDSEA, via the coding sequence ATGCATTACGTTGCGATCGAAGAGAGTCGGCGAGACCTTTTAAAGCAGCTACAAGAGCGATTGGATGCGCGACTGGAGCCGGAGCGCTCAGCAGAGATTGAAGCGTTTGCTCGCCATTTTTATGCCACCGTTCCCGTGGAAGATTTGGTAGATCGACGCTTAGACGACCTGTATGGGGCCACACTATCGATTTGGCAGTTTCTGCAGCACCATGACTTAAAAAGTCCCAAAGTACGCATCTTTAACCCTGACTTTGAAGAGCATGGCTGGCAGTCAACTCACACCTTTGTTGCTGTTTTACACGAAGACATGCCATTTCTGGTTGATTCGGTTCGAATCGAACTCAATCGTCGTGGCCTAACGGTTCACGCTATTCAAAATGCCGTCTTCGCTGTCGCTCGTGATGATCAGCACCAGCTCAAAAAACTCGCTTCACCAAGAGATGAAAACGCGCCTGAAGCGCGCGAATCATTGATGGTCATTGAAGTTGATCGCCATTCTGATGCTGAGTCATTGACCAAGATCGAGCATAACCTTCACGAAGTATTGCGTGATGTGAGAACGGCGGTTAGTGACTTTGATGGCATGTGTGGACAAATTACTGAGGCTATTCAAGAGCTAGAGAAAAACTGTCCGCCGCAAATTGACCCTGATGATCATGAAGAAGCTATTGCGTTTTTAGAGTGGTTACTCAAAGACAACTTTACCTTCCTGGGTTATGACGAGTATCTGCTAGAAGGCAAAGAGCTGCAGCGTGACCCCAACAGTGTGTTAGGTGTTTTCCGCCTTGACCAGCCACGCTACCGTGAGCGTATCCGCACTGAAGAAGGCATTGGTGAGAATGACGATTACGTGCTAGTGCCTCAGCTACTGTCGTTTGCTAAAAGCGCGCATCACTCCCGGGTGCATCGCCCCACGTATCCTGATTACATTACCGTCGACCGCTATGACGATGACGGCAATGTGATTGGCGAGCGGCGCTTCTTTGGCTTGTTCACTGCCACGGTTTATAACGAATCGCCACGTAATATTCCGCTGCTGCGTCGCAAGTTGAAAGCCGTGATGGATATTGCTGGATTTAACCCTCAGGGGCACAACGGCAAACAGCTGTTGCAAGTGTTGGAAGTGTATCCTCGTGATGACCTGTTCCAGATCAGCACGGAATCCTTGGCCAGCACTGCACTTGGTATCCTCAATATTCGTGAACGCCGCCAGGTGCGCTTGTTTATTCGCGCAGACGTCAGCGGTAAGTTTTACTCTTGCTTAGTATTTGTACCAAGAGACGTTTTCTCTACTGACCTGCGTCAGCGTATACAAGCAATGCTGTGTGATGAGTTAGACGCTCGCTTTGGTGATTTCAATACCTACTTGTCAGAGTCGGTGCTAGCTCGTATTCAGCTTATTCTGCGCTTTAATGGGGAAGGGCCAAGCCAATACGATCTTAAGCGCTTAGAGAGCAAAGTGGCACGTTTGGCGCGCAGCTGGCGCGATGAGCTTCAAGAAGCAATGATAGAAGGCTTTGGTGAAGAGCGCGCTAATCACCAAATGGACCATTTCCATGATGCCTTCTCGGCCAGTTACCGAGAAGATTTCAATGCTCGCACCGCGGTGTTTGATGTTCAGCATTTACTGACCCTAGATAGTGGTGATGACCTCTCGCTGTCGCTTTATCGCCCCCTGGAAGAGCAAGCAGGTGGCATGAACCTTAAGCTTTTCCATCGTGAAACACAGATTCCGCTGTCTGATGTGCTACCAATGATGGAAAACTTGGGACTGCGCGTTATTGGTGAACGCCCCTACGACATTAATGCCCCGCAGCAACGTTACTGGATTCATGATTTCGAGCTGGAGCATAGTCGTGAAGGTGTGAATTTAAGCGAAATGCGTGACACCTTCAGCGAAGCATTTAAGCGCATATGGGCAGGAGAGGCCGATAACGACGCCTTTAACCGTCTAATTATTGGTGCTGGTCTTGATTGGCGCGAAGTGGCCATGCTGCGCGGTTACGCCCGTTACCTTAAGCAAATTCGCTTTGGTATGTCGCAGGACTATATCGCAGCCACTTTGGCTAGTTACCCGGCTATTACCCAAGCGCTCGTTGAGCTTTTCCGGCTACGTTTCGATCCCGCGCGTCAGCCAAGCAGTTTAGATGACTGCCTTGCGCGTTTAAACGAGCACCTAGAAGGTGTTGCTAGCCTAAACGACGATCAGTTGCTGCGCCGTTTTATGGAGCTTATTCAAGCGACCTTGCGCACTAACTATTACCAGAAAGCTGATGGCGGTCGTTTCAAAGATTACATCGCCTATAAATTGGAGCCGTCGAAAGTCACCGGCATGCCCAAGCCTCGCCCGGCGTTTGAGATCTTTGTTTGCTCGCCACGTGTAGAAGGTGTCCACCTGCGTGGCGGCAAAGTCGCTCGCGGTGGCTTACGTTGGTCAGATCGTCACGAAGACTTCCGCACCGAAGTGCTAGGCCTAGTGAAAGCCCAGCAGGTGAAAAACGCAGTCATCGTGCCAGTGGGTGCTAAAGGCGGCTTCGTATGCAAACGCATGCCAGAAAATGCTGATCGTGAAACCCAACAGAAAGAAGGCATCGCTTGTTACAAAATCTTTATTCGCGCACTGCTGGATGTCACTGACAACCTGGTGGGTGGAGAGGTTGTGCCACCGCAAAATGTGGTGCGCCATGATGGCGACGATAGCTACCTCGTGGTAGCTGCCGATAAAGGGACCGCAACTTTCTCGGACATCGCAAACGAGATATCCATAGAGTATGGCCACTGGCTCGGTGATGCTTTTGCCTCTGGCGGTGCTAACGGTTACGACCACAAGAAAATGGCGATTACCGCGCGTGGTGCCTGGGAGTCCGTCAAGCGTCATTTCAAAAATCTCGACGTAAACACCCAGCAAGATTTGTTCACTGTGGTTGGCATTGGCGATATGGCTGGCGACGTTTTCGGCAACGGTATGTTGTTGTCGGACAAAATCCAGCTAGTAGGCGCATTCAACCATTTGCATATTTTTGTCGATCCAAACCCTGACGCAGAAGCTGCCTTCGCTGAGCGTAAGCGTATGTTTAACCTCCCTCGCTCCAGCTGGGAAGACTACAGTGCTGAACTGATCTCCCAGGGTGGCGGTGTCTTTAGCCGCAGTGCTAAATCCATTCCAATATCTCCGGAAATGCAGCAAGTGTTTGGTATCGAAGAGACGCGCCTTTCACCCAATGACCTGATCCGTGCCATGCTGATGGCTAAGGTCGATCTGTTGTGGAATGGTGGTATCGGTACCTATGTGAAGAGCTCCGATGAAACCGACGCAGACGTAGGTGACAAAGCCAATGACGCGCTGCGCATTAATGGCGCCGAGTTGAACTGCCGCGTTGTTGGTGAGGGCGGCAACTTGGGCTTGACCCAGCGTGGTCGTATGGAAGCGGCTGCAAAAGGGGTGCGCGTTTATACTGACTTTATCGATAATGCCGGTGGCGTTAACTGTTCTGACCATGAGGTCAATATCAAGATATTGATCGATGAAGTAGTTAAACGTGGCGATATGACCGACAAGCAGCGTAATCAGCTGTTAGCCGATATGACCGAAGAAGTCGCCAACCTGGTAATTCTCGATAACTATCGTCAAACCCAAGCGCTGGATCTGTCAGAAATACTGTCTCACCAAGGCATGGGGCCATACCGTCGCTTTATTAGTGAGCTTGAGTCAGCCGGCCAAATTGATCGTGAACTAGAATTTTTGCCTGCCGATGACGTGCTTAAAGAGCGTGCCAGTCACGACCAAGGCATGCGGTTGCCTGAGCTCTCGGTGCTGATTTCTTACGCTAAGAGCACCCTTAAAGGCGATCTGATCAACTCTGAGGTGCCAGATGATCTCTACATTCACCGTCACCTAGAGCGCTTGTTCCCTGACGTATTGACGCAGCGCTATCAGACAGAAATGTATGACCACCGCCTAAAGCGTGAAATAGTGGCTACTCAGGTAGCCAACGATTTAGTCGATCATATGGGCATTGTGTTTGTTCGTCGCCTAATGGACTCAACTGGCGCAGGGCGTGCTGATATTGCTCGCGCTTATGTGGTCGCTCGAGATGCGTTTAACCTCACGTCTCTGTGGGAGCAAATCGAGGCGCTGGATAACCAAGTGCCGAACCGTGTTCAGTACTCGATGATGCTTGACCTAATGCGCATGATTCGCCGTGCAACGCGCTGGTTCCTGCGTCAGCATTTGGGGCTGTCCACTCAAGATACAATTGAGTATTTCGGTCCTCGTCTTGCTCAACTGCAAGAAGGTATTGGTGAACTGCTTAGCGGAGAAGAGCAGTCTGCATGGCGTAAGCGGTGTGACGAGCTGCTAGAGGCCGGGGTGCCGGAAGCGCTGGCCTCTACCGTAGCTGCGGCGCCCAGTCTCTACGCAGGTTTGGGAATTATTCACGCAGCGCGGGTCGCCAATGAGAAGCCTCAGCGTGTGGCTGAAGTATTCTATGAAATCGGTAGTCGTCTAGAGCTACCCTGGATGATCCAGCAGGTGACCCAGCTTGAAGTGCGCGATGCATGGCAGGCACAAGCGCGAGAAACCTTCCGTGATGACATTGACCGTCAGCAGCTGGCCCTAACCACCAGTGTCTTGAAGTTGGAAGCGGGTAGCCGCGACACCCAAGAGCGGGTCGCCCAGTGGCTTGAACAGCACGCAGAGCTACACCGTCGTTGGTGTCGTTTGATTGATGAAGTGCGCGGTGGTAGTGAAGTTGGCTTTGCACTATTTGCCGTTGCCGTGCGTGAATTGGTCGATCTTGCTGAAAGTGATAGCGAAGCGTAA
- a CDS encoding hemerythrin domain-containing protein, which yields MLNQLRLDHANMARMLHVLQLKHKTLASGERPDFQLMREVVDYILSYMDGFASPLEKICVERLQEQAPEHLPLMEQMASDYRKLKPRLSRLSDDIDMILMDNVLPMDRFAEALKAYLDAHRAYLRHEREGLFPLIDKHFSEEDMEELRQALPEGAEKELERLQQAYPELYAELRGAEVPSL from the coding sequence ATGTTAAACCAACTGCGTCTAGATCATGCCAACATGGCGCGAATGCTCCATGTGTTACAGCTTAAACACAAAACGCTAGCGAGCGGTGAGCGTCCCGATTTTCAGCTGATGCGGGAAGTAGTGGACTACATTTTGTCCTATATGGATGGCTTTGCGTCACCGCTGGAAAAAATTTGCGTCGAGCGCCTGCAGGAGCAAGCGCCAGAACACCTTCCATTGATGGAGCAAATGGCCAGCGACTATCGTAAATTAAAGCCGCGCCTTTCCCGCTTATCTGATGATATCGACATGATCTTAATGGATAACGTGTTGCCAATGGATCGCTTTGCTGAGGCGTTGAAAGCGTATCTTGATGCACACCGTGCCTACCTCCGTCATGAAAGAGAGGGACTGTTCCCTCTGATTGACAAACATTTTAGCGAAGAGGATATGGAAGAATTGCGTCAAGCATTGCCCGAGGGTGCCGAAAAGGAATTAGAGCGCTTACAGCAAGCCTACCCAGAGCTATATGCCGAATTACGGGGTGCTGAAGTGCCATCGTTATAG
- the murI gene encoding glutamate racemase codes for MLGPVLLFDSGVGGLSVAQALRRHYPHLAMCYACDNAWLPYGLRDDVTLSKRIVAVCKAAVDACQASVLVVACNTASTLALDGLRKTLDIPVVGTVPAIKPAALSSQTRHIGLLATTATVNRPYTQALINSFASDCLVTKVAADALVTEAEAWLSEAPINEQRLNQALMPLWQATQANPALDTVVLGCTHFPLLKPKLISLSPVPLVWVDSGDAIARRVGQVATILDNHTHDGRCFTTAPAEQLTNGLARFGFQAPQRLTIPNVV; via the coding sequence ATGTTGGGGCCTGTACTGCTGTTTGATTCAGGTGTGGGCGGGCTTTCCGTTGCTCAGGCGCTTCGCCGACACTACCCCCATTTAGCAATGTGTTATGCCTGTGATAACGCTTGGCTGCCTTACGGTCTTCGCGATGATGTGACGCTTTCTAAACGTATTGTGGCGGTGTGCAAAGCAGCGGTAGACGCCTGCCAGGCAAGTGTCTTGGTGGTTGCTTGTAATACTGCCAGTACGTTGGCGTTAGATGGGTTGCGAAAAACGCTGGATATTCCGGTTGTTGGTACGGTGCCTGCGATCAAGCCTGCCGCGCTAAGTAGTCAAACGCGTCATATCGGGTTGCTCGCCACAACGGCGACCGTCAACAGGCCGTATACTCAGGCGTTGATTAACAGCTTCGCAAGTGACTGCTTAGTCACTAAGGTAGCGGCAGATGCGCTGGTTACGGAAGCAGAAGCGTGGCTATCAGAGGCGCCGATAAATGAGCAGCGATTAAACCAAGCACTGATGCCTTTATGGCAAGCTACCCAGGCTAACCCAGCGCTCGATACTGTGGTGCTGGGCTGCACTCATTTCCCGCTGTTGAAGCCCAAGTTAATTAGCCTGTCGCCGGTACCGCTGGTGTGGGTAGACTCTGGCGACGCCATTGCCCGTCGAGTAGGCCAAGTGGCAACTATTTTAGATAACCACACCCACGATGGGCGTTGCTTTACAACAGCGCCAGCAGAGCAGCTTACTAACGGACTGGCACGCTTTGGCTTTCAAGCGCCACAACGATTAACAATTCCTAACGTAGTGTAG
- a CDS encoding quinone-dependent dihydroorotate dehydrogenase — MYNFARSLLFRLDPETSHGLALGALDTLHRVGGVQRVYGEPVSDPVELMGLRFSNRVGLAAGLDKNADHLDALGALGFGFVEVGTVTPKAQPGNPKPRLFRLAGHEAIINRFGFNNKGVEHLVAQVKKRHYKGVVGINIGKNLATSVENALDDYLLCLDAVHGVADYIAVNISSPNTPGLRTLQFGEQLDALLGPIRSRSQALDDALGRKVPLLVKIAPDMSEEEVALVAGSIARNGLDGVIATNTTISREAVKSDPQAEEAGGLSGKPVFEASNTVIRLLRAQLPTLPIIGVGGIDSGETAAAKIAAGADLVQLYSGLIYQGPGLVKTCALALKQHR, encoded by the coding sequence ATGTATAACTTCGCCCGTTCGCTGCTATTTCGACTCGACCCTGAAACATCTCATGGGTTGGCGCTGGGTGCGTTAGATACTCTGCATCGGGTTGGCGGTGTGCAGCGGGTATATGGTGAGCCTGTGAGTGACCCTGTTGAGCTAATGGGGCTGCGTTTTAGTAATCGGGTAGGGTTAGCCGCAGGGCTAGATAAAAACGCCGATCATTTGGATGCGTTGGGCGCGTTGGGCTTTGGGTTTGTAGAAGTAGGTACCGTTACCCCCAAAGCGCAGCCAGGAAACCCAAAACCGCGCCTGTTCCGGCTTGCAGGTCACGAGGCGATCATTAACCGCTTTGGGTTCAATAACAAAGGGGTTGAGCACCTTGTCGCCCAGGTGAAAAAGCGCCACTACAAGGGCGTGGTGGGCATTAATATTGGTAAAAACTTAGCCACCTCTGTGGAAAACGCGCTTGATGATTACCTGCTTTGCTTAGATGCGGTGCACGGTGTGGCTGATTATATTGCAGTGAATATTTCCTCGCCTAACACACCAGGGCTGCGAACGTTGCAGTTCGGTGAGCAGCTGGATGCACTGCTAGGTCCTATTCGTTCGCGCAGCCAAGCGCTGGATGATGCGTTAGGCCGCAAGGTGCCGCTACTGGTTAAAATCGCCCCAGATATGAGCGAAGAAGAGGTGGCGTTGGTGGCGGGTAGTATCGCGCGTAACGGGTTGGATGGTGTGATTGCGACCAATACCACGATATCTCGCGAGGCGGTAAAAAGTGATCCGCAGGCAGAAGAGGCAGGTGGATTGTCTGGAAAACCCGTTTTTGAAGCGTCAAATACGGTCATTCGTCTGCTGCGTGCACAGCTGCCAACGTTACCTATTATAGGTGTCGGAGGGATTGATAGTGGTGAGACCGCCGCTGCAAAAATTGCTGCTGGTGCAGATCTGGTGCAGCTCTACTCGGGGTTGATCTACCAAGGGCCTGGGTTAGTAAAAACGTGCGCCTTGGCGCTTAAGCAGCATCGTTAA
- the trmA gene encoding tRNA (uridine(54)-C5)-methyltransferase TrmA — MAIPTVEPERYAEQLAEKQAYVEKTFAAFTTPTLEVYPSPPSHYRQRCEFRIWHEDDDLFYAMFEVDPDNPKSKRVVRLDQFPVASEHINALMPRLREAFLASDELRRRLFQVEFLTTLSGEALVTLIYHRPLSDTWEAEARALEEALGIMIIGRSRKQRLVLTRDHVWERLTVDGRELVYQQVENSFTQPNAHICQTMLSWAREATAGRQDEDLVELYCGNGNFTIALAENFRRVLATEISRTSVASANVNLEANGVTNAQVARMSAEEFALALKGEKTGRRVTEMALDAYEFSTVLVDPPRAGLDAESCHQISEYAQIVYISCNPATLAENLTILTKTHHIERFALFDQFPFTEHCECGVLLTRKNSGQ, encoded by the coding sequence TTGGCGATCCCCACTGTAGAACCCGAACGTTATGCTGAACAGCTTGCTGAAAAGCAAGCCTACGTGGAGAAGACCTTTGCGGCGTTCACCACACCTACGCTTGAAGTTTACCCTTCGCCGCCCAGTCACTACCGGCAGCGCTGTGAGTTTCGCATCTGGCATGAAGATGATGACCTTTTTTACGCTATGTTTGAGGTCGATCCGGACAATCCCAAAAGTAAGCGGGTTGTGCGCTTGGATCAGTTTCCTGTCGCCAGTGAGCATATCAATGCGCTGATGCCGCGTCTGCGAGAAGCGTTTCTTGCCAGCGATGAACTTCGCCGCCGCTTATTTCAGGTTGAGTTTTTAACCACGTTGTCCGGTGAGGCGTTGGTCACGCTGATTTACCATCGCCCACTAAGTGATACCTGGGAAGCTGAGGCCCGCGCACTGGAAGAAGCGCTTGGCATCATGATTATTGGTCGTTCTCGCAAACAGCGCCTAGTGCTAACCCGTGATCACGTGTGGGAACGCTTAACCGTTGATGGCCGCGAGCTGGTTTACCAGCAGGTCGAAAACAGCTTTACTCAGCCAAACGCGCATATCTGCCAGACCATGCTTAGCTGGGCGAGAGAGGCCACCGCCGGACGACAAGATGAAGACCTGGTGGAGCTTTACTGTGGTAACGGTAATTTTACCATTGCGTTAGCAGAGAACTTCCGACGCGTACTGGCAACGGAAATTTCCCGCACCTCGGTAGCCAGTGCTAACGTCAACCTGGAGGCTAACGGCGTGACCAATGCCCAGGTGGCAAGAATGTCCGCTGAGGAGTTCGCGCTGGCGCTAAAAGGCGAGAAAACAGGCCGCCGAGTGACGGAGATGGCGTTGGATGCGTATGAGTTTTCAACCGTACTAGTCGACCCACCAAGAGCGGGACTGGACGCGGAAAGTTGCCATCAAATCAGCGAATACGCCCAAATCGTCTATATTTCATGCAATCCAGCGACGCTTGCTGAAAACTTAACCATACTGACTAAAACACACCATATTGAACGGTTTGCGTTATTTGATCAGTTTCCGTTCACAGAACATTGTGAATGCGGTGTATTACTCACGCGCAAAAACAGTGGGCAATAA